A genomic stretch from Cygnus atratus isolate AKBS03 ecotype Queensland, Australia chromosome 27, CAtr_DNAZoo_HiC_assembly, whole genome shotgun sequence includes:
- the OGDH gene encoding 2-oxoglutarate dehydrogenase complex component E1 isoform X2, which produces MFNLRTCAAKLRPLTASQTVKTISQHRLAAPRTFQRIRCYSAPVAAEPFLSGTSSNYVEEMYYAWLENPKSVHKSWDIFFRNANAGAAPGTAYQSPPPLSTSLSALSQAQFLVQAQPNVDKLVEDHLAVQSLIRAYQIRGHHVAQLDPLGILDADLDSSVPADIISSTDKLGFYGLDESDLDKVFHLPTTTFIGGNESALPLREIIRRLEMAYCQHIGVEFMFINDLEQCQWIRQKFETPGIMQFTNEEKRTLLARLVRSTRFEEFLHRKWSSEKRFGLEGCEVLIPALKTIIDKSSEKGVDYVIMGMPHRGRLNVLANVIRKELEQIFCQFDSKLEAADEGSGDVKYHLGMYHRRINRVTDRNITLSLVANPSHLEAADPVVQGKTKAEQFYCGDTEGKKVMSILLHGDAAFAGQGIVYETFHLSDLPSYTTHGTVHVVVNNQIGFTTDPRMARSSPYPTDVARVVNAPIFHVNADDPEAVVYVCNVAAEWRSTFHKDVVVDLVCYRRNGHNEMDEPMFTQPLMYKQIRKQKPVLQKYAELLISQGVVNQPEYEEEIAKYDKICEEAHARSKDEKILHIKHWLDSPWPGFFTLDGQPRSMTCPSTGLNEEDLTHIGQVASSVPVEDFTIHGGLSRILKTRGEMVKNRTVDWALAEYMAFGSLLKEGIHIRLSGQDVERGTFSHRHHVLHDQNVDKRTCIPMNHLWPNQAPYTVCNSSLSEYGVLGFELGFAMASPNALVLWEAQFGDFHNTAQCIIDQFICPGQAKWVRQNGIVLLLPHGMEGMGPEHSSARPERFLQMCNDDPDVFPKLDDFDVRQLYDCNWIVVNCSTPANFFHVLRRQILLPFRKPLIIFTPKSLLRHPEARSSFDDMLPGTHFLRVIPDSGPAAQNPGNVKRVLFCTGKVYYDLTRERKARQMEADVAITRVEQLSPFPFDLLQKEAQKYPNAELVWCQEEHKNQGYYDYVKPRLRTTINRAKPVWYAGREPAAAPATGNKKTHLTELQRLLDTAFNLDAFKDLA; this is translated from the exons TCATGGGACATCTTCTTCCGCAACGCCAACGCcggagctgctccaggcaccgCTTACCAAAGCCCCCCCCCACTGAGCACCAGCCTTTCTGCACTGTCGCAAGCACAGTTCCTGGTTCAAGCACAGCCCAACGTAGACAAACTGGTGGAAGACCACCTCGCAGTGCAATCTCTCATCAGGGCATACCAG ATTCGAGGGCACCATGTAGCACAACTCGACCCACTGGGCATCTTGGATGCGGACCTGGACTCGTCCGTTCCGGCCGATATTATCTCATCCACAGACAAACTGG GCTTTTACGGGCTGGATGAATCTGACCTCGACAAGGTCTTCCACTTGCCCACAACCACTTTCATCGGAGGAAACGAGTCGGCTCTTCCGCTCCGGGAAATCATCCGCCGCCTGGAG ATGGCGTACTGCCAGCACATCGGCGTGGAGTTCATGTTCATCAACGACCTGGAGCAGTGCCAGTGGATTCGGCAGAAGTTCGAGACCCCGGGGATCATGCAGTTCACCAACGAAGAGAAGCGCACGCTGCTGGCCAGGCTGGTCCGCTCCACCAG GTTTGAGGAGTTCCTCCATCGGAAATGGTCCTCGGAGAAGCGTTTTGGTCTGGAGGGCTGTGAAGTGCTGATCCCAGCCTTAAAGACCATTATCGATAAGTCGAGTGAGAAGGGAGTGGATTATGTTATCATGGGGATGCCCCACAG AGGGCGTCTGAATGTTCTCGCCAATGTGATcaggaaggagctggagcagatcTTCTGTCAGTTCGACTCCAAGCTGGAGGCTGCTGACGAG ggCTCCGGTGACGTGAAGTACCACCTGGGGATGTACCACCGGAGGATCAACCGCGTCACCGACAGGAACATCACCCTTTCCCTGGTGGCAAACCCCTCTCACTTGGAGGCAGCCGACCCCGTTGTTCAAGGCAAGACTAAAGCGGAGCAGTTTTACTGCGGGGACACGGAAGGGAAGAAG GTGATGTCCATCCTCCTGCACGGAGACGCGGCCTTCGCCGGGCAGGGAATCGTGTACGAGACGTTCCACCTGAGCGACCTGCCCTCCTACACCACGCACGGCACCGTGCACGTCGTGGTGAACAACCAG ATCGGGTTCACCACGGACCCCCGCATGGCCCGCTCCTCGCCGTACCCCACGGATGTGGCCCGCGTGGTGAACGCGCCCATCTTCCACGTCAACGCCGACGACCCGGAGGCCGTGGTGTACGTGTGTAACGTGGCAGCGGAGTGGCGGAGCACGTTCCATAAGGACGTGGTCGTGGATTTG GTGTGTTACAGGCGCAACGGGCACAATGAGATGGATGAGCCCATGTTCACGCAGCCTCTGATGTACAAACAGATCCGGAAGCAGAAGCCGGTGCTGCAGAAATACGCGGAGCTGTTAATTTCACAGGGGGTGGTAAATCAGCCGGAGTACGAG GAGGAAATTGCCAAGTATGATAAGATATGCGAGGAGGCCCATGCAAGATCCAAGGATGAGAAGATATTGCACATCAAGCACTGGCTGGACTCACCCTGGCCTG GTTTCTTCACTCTGGACGGCCAGCCCCGCAGCATGACCTGCCCTTCCACCGGCCTGAACGAGGAGGACTTGACGCACATCGGCCAAGTGGCCAGCTCCGTGCCGGTGGAGGATTTCACTATCCACGGAG GTTTGAGCCGTATTCTGAAAACCCGCGGGGAGATGGTGAAGAACAGGACTGTGGACTGGGCCCTGGCAGAGTACATGGCGTTCGgctccctcctcaaagagggCATCCACATCCGCCTGAGTGGCCAGGACGTCGAGAGGGGGACGTTCAG ccATCGCCACCACGTCCTGCACGACCAGAACGTGGACAAGAGGACATGCATCCCCATGAACCACCTGTGGCCCAACCAGGCCCCCTACACCGTGTGCAACAGCTCCCTGTCTGAGTACGGCGTCCTCG GCTTCGAGCTGGGCTTTGCCATGGCCAGCCCCAACGCCCTGGTGCTTTGGGAGGCCCAGTTCGGGGACTTCCACAACACCGCCCAGTGCATAATCGACCAGTTCATCTGTCCTGGGCAGGCCAAGTGGGTGAGGCAGAACGGCATCgtcctgctgcttccccacGGCATGGAGGGCATG GGTCCCGAGCACTCGTCCGCCCGCCCGGAGCGATTCTTGCAGATGTGCAACGACGATCCCGACGTCTTCCCT AAACTGGACGACTTTGACGTGCGCCAGCTGTACGACTGCAACTGGATCGTCGTGAACTGCTCCACTCCAGCCAACTTCTTCCACGTCCTCCGGCGCCAGATCCTCCTGCCCTTCCGCAAGCCG ctgaTAATCTTCACTCCAAAGTCGCTGCTGCGCCACCCCGAAGCTCGCTCCAGCTTCGATGACATGCTGCCAG GCACCCATTTCCTCCGCGTCATCCCCGACAGCGGCCCCGCAGCCCAGAACCCCGGGAACGTCAAGCGGGTGCTGTTCTGCACCGGCAAGGTGTACTACGACCTGACGCGGGAGCGCAAGGCCCGGCAGATGGAGGCCGACGTGGCCATCACCAGGGTGGAGCAG CTGTCCCCGTTCCCCTTCGACCTCCTGCAGAAGGAGGCGCAGAAGTACCCCAACGCCGAGCTGgtgtggtgccaggaggagcacaAGAACCAGGGCTACTACGACTACGTCAAGCCCCGGCTGCGCACCACCATCAACCGCGCCAAGCCCGTGTG GTACGCGGGGAGGGAGCCGGCCGCTGCCCCCGCCACGGGCAACAAGAAGACGCACCTGACGGAGCTGCAGCGCCTGCTGGACACAGCCTTCAACCTGGACGCCTTCAAGGACCTGGCCTGA
- the OGDH gene encoding 2-oxoglutarate dehydrogenase complex component E1 isoform X1 — translation MFNLRTCAAKLRPLTASQTVKTISQHRLAAPRTFQRIRCYSAPVAAEPFLSGTSSNYVEEMYYAWLENPKSVHKSWDIFFRNANAGAAPGTAYQSPPPLSTSLSALSQAQFLVQAQPNVDKLVEDHLAVQSLIRAYQIRGHHVAQLDPLGILDADLDSSVPADIISSTDKLDLAVFKERLRVLTVGGFYGLDESDLDKVFHLPTTTFIGGNESALPLREIIRRLEMAYCQHIGVEFMFINDLEQCQWIRQKFETPGIMQFTNEEKRTLLARLVRSTRFEEFLHRKWSSEKRFGLEGCEVLIPALKTIIDKSSEKGVDYVIMGMPHRGRLNVLANVIRKELEQIFCQFDSKLEAADEGSGDVKYHLGMYHRRINRVTDRNITLSLVANPSHLEAADPVVQGKTKAEQFYCGDTEGKKVMSILLHGDAAFAGQGIVYETFHLSDLPSYTTHGTVHVVVNNQIGFTTDPRMARSSPYPTDVARVVNAPIFHVNADDPEAVVYVCNVAAEWRSTFHKDVVVDLVCYRRNGHNEMDEPMFTQPLMYKQIRKQKPVLQKYAELLISQGVVNQPEYEEEIAKYDKICEEAHARSKDEKILHIKHWLDSPWPGFFTLDGQPRSMTCPSTGLNEEDLTHIGQVASSVPVEDFTIHGGLSRILKTRGEMVKNRTVDWALAEYMAFGSLLKEGIHIRLSGQDVERGTFSHRHHVLHDQNVDKRTCIPMNHLWPNQAPYTVCNSSLSEYGVLGFELGFAMASPNALVLWEAQFGDFHNTAQCIIDQFICPGQAKWVRQNGIVLLLPHGMEGMGPEHSSARPERFLQMCNDDPDVFPKLDDFDVRQLYDCNWIVVNCSTPANFFHVLRRQILLPFRKPLIIFTPKSLLRHPEARSSFDDMLPGTHFLRVIPDSGPAAQNPGNVKRVLFCTGKVYYDLTRERKARQMEADVAITRVEQLSPFPFDLLQKEAQKYPNAELVWCQEEHKNQGYYDYVKPRLRTTINRAKPVWYAGREPAAAPATGNKKTHLTELQRLLDTAFNLDAFKDLA, via the exons TCATGGGACATCTTCTTCCGCAACGCCAACGCcggagctgctccaggcaccgCTTACCAAAGCCCCCCCCCACTGAGCACCAGCCTTTCTGCACTGTCGCAAGCACAGTTCCTGGTTCAAGCACAGCCCAACGTAGACAAACTGGTGGAAGACCACCTCGCAGTGCAATCTCTCATCAGGGCATACCAG ATTCGAGGGCACCATGTAGCACAACTCGACCCACTGGGCATCTTGGATGCGGACCTGGACTCGTCCGTTCCGGCCGATATTATCTCATCCACAGACAAACTGG aCCTCGCAGTGTTCAAGGAGCGGCTGAGAGTGTTAACAGTAGGAG GCTTTTACGGGCTGGATGAATCTGACCTCGACAAGGTCTTCCACTTGCCCACAACCACTTTCATCGGAGGAAACGAGTCGGCTCTTCCGCTCCGGGAAATCATCCGCCGCCTGGAG ATGGCGTACTGCCAGCACATCGGCGTGGAGTTCATGTTCATCAACGACCTGGAGCAGTGCCAGTGGATTCGGCAGAAGTTCGAGACCCCGGGGATCATGCAGTTCACCAACGAAGAGAAGCGCACGCTGCTGGCCAGGCTGGTCCGCTCCACCAG GTTTGAGGAGTTCCTCCATCGGAAATGGTCCTCGGAGAAGCGTTTTGGTCTGGAGGGCTGTGAAGTGCTGATCCCAGCCTTAAAGACCATTATCGATAAGTCGAGTGAGAAGGGAGTGGATTATGTTATCATGGGGATGCCCCACAG AGGGCGTCTGAATGTTCTCGCCAATGTGATcaggaaggagctggagcagatcTTCTGTCAGTTCGACTCCAAGCTGGAGGCTGCTGACGAG ggCTCCGGTGACGTGAAGTACCACCTGGGGATGTACCACCGGAGGATCAACCGCGTCACCGACAGGAACATCACCCTTTCCCTGGTGGCAAACCCCTCTCACTTGGAGGCAGCCGACCCCGTTGTTCAAGGCAAGACTAAAGCGGAGCAGTTTTACTGCGGGGACACGGAAGGGAAGAAG GTGATGTCCATCCTCCTGCACGGAGACGCGGCCTTCGCCGGGCAGGGAATCGTGTACGAGACGTTCCACCTGAGCGACCTGCCCTCCTACACCACGCACGGCACCGTGCACGTCGTGGTGAACAACCAG ATCGGGTTCACCACGGACCCCCGCATGGCCCGCTCCTCGCCGTACCCCACGGATGTGGCCCGCGTGGTGAACGCGCCCATCTTCCACGTCAACGCCGACGACCCGGAGGCCGTGGTGTACGTGTGTAACGTGGCAGCGGAGTGGCGGAGCACGTTCCATAAGGACGTGGTCGTGGATTTG GTGTGTTACAGGCGCAACGGGCACAATGAGATGGATGAGCCCATGTTCACGCAGCCTCTGATGTACAAACAGATCCGGAAGCAGAAGCCGGTGCTGCAGAAATACGCGGAGCTGTTAATTTCACAGGGGGTGGTAAATCAGCCGGAGTACGAG GAGGAAATTGCCAAGTATGATAAGATATGCGAGGAGGCCCATGCAAGATCCAAGGATGAGAAGATATTGCACATCAAGCACTGGCTGGACTCACCCTGGCCTG GTTTCTTCACTCTGGACGGCCAGCCCCGCAGCATGACCTGCCCTTCCACCGGCCTGAACGAGGAGGACTTGACGCACATCGGCCAAGTGGCCAGCTCCGTGCCGGTGGAGGATTTCACTATCCACGGAG GTTTGAGCCGTATTCTGAAAACCCGCGGGGAGATGGTGAAGAACAGGACTGTGGACTGGGCCCTGGCAGAGTACATGGCGTTCGgctccctcctcaaagagggCATCCACATCCGCCTGAGTGGCCAGGACGTCGAGAGGGGGACGTTCAG ccATCGCCACCACGTCCTGCACGACCAGAACGTGGACAAGAGGACATGCATCCCCATGAACCACCTGTGGCCCAACCAGGCCCCCTACACCGTGTGCAACAGCTCCCTGTCTGAGTACGGCGTCCTCG GCTTCGAGCTGGGCTTTGCCATGGCCAGCCCCAACGCCCTGGTGCTTTGGGAGGCCCAGTTCGGGGACTTCCACAACACCGCCCAGTGCATAATCGACCAGTTCATCTGTCCTGGGCAGGCCAAGTGGGTGAGGCAGAACGGCATCgtcctgctgcttccccacGGCATGGAGGGCATG GGTCCCGAGCACTCGTCCGCCCGCCCGGAGCGATTCTTGCAGATGTGCAACGACGATCCCGACGTCTTCCCT AAACTGGACGACTTTGACGTGCGCCAGCTGTACGACTGCAACTGGATCGTCGTGAACTGCTCCACTCCAGCCAACTTCTTCCACGTCCTCCGGCGCCAGATCCTCCTGCCCTTCCGCAAGCCG ctgaTAATCTTCACTCCAAAGTCGCTGCTGCGCCACCCCGAAGCTCGCTCCAGCTTCGATGACATGCTGCCAG GCACCCATTTCCTCCGCGTCATCCCCGACAGCGGCCCCGCAGCCCAGAACCCCGGGAACGTCAAGCGGGTGCTGTTCTGCACCGGCAAGGTGTACTACGACCTGACGCGGGAGCGCAAGGCCCGGCAGATGGAGGCCGACGTGGCCATCACCAGGGTGGAGCAG CTGTCCCCGTTCCCCTTCGACCTCCTGCAGAAGGAGGCGCAGAAGTACCCCAACGCCGAGCTGgtgtggtgccaggaggagcacaAGAACCAGGGCTACTACGACTACGTCAAGCCCCGGCTGCGCACCACCATCAACCGCGCCAAGCCCGTGTG GTACGCGGGGAGGGAGCCGGCCGCTGCCCCCGCCACGGGCAACAAGAAGACGCACCTGACGGAGCTGCAGCGCCTGCTGGACACAGCCTTCAACCTGGACGCCTTCAAGGACCTGGCCTGA
- the OGDH gene encoding 2-oxoglutarate dehydrogenase complex component E1 isoform X3, with the protein MFNLRTCAAKLRPLTASQTVKTISQHRLAAPRTFQRIRCYSAPVAAEPFLSGTSSNYVEEMYYAWLENPKSVHKSWDIFFRNANAGAAPGTAYQSPPPLSTSLSALSQAQFLVQAQPNVDKLVEDHLAVQSLIRAYQVRGHHIAKLDPLGISCVNFDDAPVTVSPNVGFYGLDESDLDKVFHLPTTTFIGGNESALPLREIIRRLEMAYCQHIGVEFMFINDLEQCQWIRQKFETPGIMQFTNEEKRTLLARLVRSTRFEEFLHRKWSSEKRFGLEGCEVLIPALKTIIDKSSEKGVDYVIMGMPHRGRLNVLANVIRKELEQIFCQFDSKLEAADEGSGDVKYHLGMYHRRINRVTDRNITLSLVANPSHLEAADPVVQGKTKAEQFYCGDTEGKKVMSILLHGDAAFAGQGIVYETFHLSDLPSYTTHGTVHVVVNNQIGFTTDPRMARSSPYPTDVARVVNAPIFHVNADDPEAVVYVCNVAAEWRSTFHKDVVVDLVCYRRNGHNEMDEPMFTQPLMYKQIRKQKPVLQKYAELLISQGVVNQPEYEEEIAKYDKICEEAHARSKDEKILHIKHWLDSPWPGFFTLDGQPRSMTCPSTGLNEEDLTHIGQVASSVPVEDFTIHGGLSRILKTRGEMVKNRTVDWALAEYMAFGSLLKEGIHIRLSGQDVERGTFSHRHHVLHDQNVDKRTCIPMNHLWPNQAPYTVCNSSLSEYGVLGFELGFAMASPNALVLWEAQFGDFHNTAQCIIDQFICPGQAKWVRQNGIVLLLPHGMEGMGPEHSSARPERFLQMCNDDPDVFPKLDDFDVRQLYDCNWIVVNCSTPANFFHVLRRQILLPFRKPLIIFTPKSLLRHPEARSSFDDMLPGTHFLRVIPDSGPAAQNPGNVKRVLFCTGKVYYDLTRERKARQMEADVAITRVEQLSPFPFDLLQKEAQKYPNAELVWCQEEHKNQGYYDYVKPRLRTTINRAKPVWYAGREPAAAPATGNKKTHLTELQRLLDTAFNLDAFKDLA; encoded by the exons TCATGGGACATCTTCTTCCGCAACGCCAACGCcggagctgctccaggcaccgCTTACCAAAGCCCCCCCCCACTGAGCACCAGCCTTTCTGCACTGTCGCAAGCACAGTTCCTGGTTCAAGCACAGCCCAACGTAGACAAACTGGTGGAAGACCACCTCGCAGTGCAATCTCTCATCAGGGCATACCAG GTCAGGGGCCATCACATTGCAAAGCTTGATCCTCTCGGCATTAGTTGTGTAAATTTTGATGATGCACCAGTAACTGTTTCTCCAAACGTCG GCTTTTACGGGCTGGATGAATCTGACCTCGACAAGGTCTTCCACTTGCCCACAACCACTTTCATCGGAGGAAACGAGTCGGCTCTTCCGCTCCGGGAAATCATCCGCCGCCTGGAG ATGGCGTACTGCCAGCACATCGGCGTGGAGTTCATGTTCATCAACGACCTGGAGCAGTGCCAGTGGATTCGGCAGAAGTTCGAGACCCCGGGGATCATGCAGTTCACCAACGAAGAGAAGCGCACGCTGCTGGCCAGGCTGGTCCGCTCCACCAG GTTTGAGGAGTTCCTCCATCGGAAATGGTCCTCGGAGAAGCGTTTTGGTCTGGAGGGCTGTGAAGTGCTGATCCCAGCCTTAAAGACCATTATCGATAAGTCGAGTGAGAAGGGAGTGGATTATGTTATCATGGGGATGCCCCACAG AGGGCGTCTGAATGTTCTCGCCAATGTGATcaggaaggagctggagcagatcTTCTGTCAGTTCGACTCCAAGCTGGAGGCTGCTGACGAG ggCTCCGGTGACGTGAAGTACCACCTGGGGATGTACCACCGGAGGATCAACCGCGTCACCGACAGGAACATCACCCTTTCCCTGGTGGCAAACCCCTCTCACTTGGAGGCAGCCGACCCCGTTGTTCAAGGCAAGACTAAAGCGGAGCAGTTTTACTGCGGGGACACGGAAGGGAAGAAG GTGATGTCCATCCTCCTGCACGGAGACGCGGCCTTCGCCGGGCAGGGAATCGTGTACGAGACGTTCCACCTGAGCGACCTGCCCTCCTACACCACGCACGGCACCGTGCACGTCGTGGTGAACAACCAG ATCGGGTTCACCACGGACCCCCGCATGGCCCGCTCCTCGCCGTACCCCACGGATGTGGCCCGCGTGGTGAACGCGCCCATCTTCCACGTCAACGCCGACGACCCGGAGGCCGTGGTGTACGTGTGTAACGTGGCAGCGGAGTGGCGGAGCACGTTCCATAAGGACGTGGTCGTGGATTTG GTGTGTTACAGGCGCAACGGGCACAATGAGATGGATGAGCCCATGTTCACGCAGCCTCTGATGTACAAACAGATCCGGAAGCAGAAGCCGGTGCTGCAGAAATACGCGGAGCTGTTAATTTCACAGGGGGTGGTAAATCAGCCGGAGTACGAG GAGGAAATTGCCAAGTATGATAAGATATGCGAGGAGGCCCATGCAAGATCCAAGGATGAGAAGATATTGCACATCAAGCACTGGCTGGACTCACCCTGGCCTG GTTTCTTCACTCTGGACGGCCAGCCCCGCAGCATGACCTGCCCTTCCACCGGCCTGAACGAGGAGGACTTGACGCACATCGGCCAAGTGGCCAGCTCCGTGCCGGTGGAGGATTTCACTATCCACGGAG GTTTGAGCCGTATTCTGAAAACCCGCGGGGAGATGGTGAAGAACAGGACTGTGGACTGGGCCCTGGCAGAGTACATGGCGTTCGgctccctcctcaaagagggCATCCACATCCGCCTGAGTGGCCAGGACGTCGAGAGGGGGACGTTCAG ccATCGCCACCACGTCCTGCACGACCAGAACGTGGACAAGAGGACATGCATCCCCATGAACCACCTGTGGCCCAACCAGGCCCCCTACACCGTGTGCAACAGCTCCCTGTCTGAGTACGGCGTCCTCG GCTTCGAGCTGGGCTTTGCCATGGCCAGCCCCAACGCCCTGGTGCTTTGGGAGGCCCAGTTCGGGGACTTCCACAACACCGCCCAGTGCATAATCGACCAGTTCATCTGTCCTGGGCAGGCCAAGTGGGTGAGGCAGAACGGCATCgtcctgctgcttccccacGGCATGGAGGGCATG GGTCCCGAGCACTCGTCCGCCCGCCCGGAGCGATTCTTGCAGATGTGCAACGACGATCCCGACGTCTTCCCT AAACTGGACGACTTTGACGTGCGCCAGCTGTACGACTGCAACTGGATCGTCGTGAACTGCTCCACTCCAGCCAACTTCTTCCACGTCCTCCGGCGCCAGATCCTCCTGCCCTTCCGCAAGCCG ctgaTAATCTTCACTCCAAAGTCGCTGCTGCGCCACCCCGAAGCTCGCTCCAGCTTCGATGACATGCTGCCAG GCACCCATTTCCTCCGCGTCATCCCCGACAGCGGCCCCGCAGCCCAGAACCCCGGGAACGTCAAGCGGGTGCTGTTCTGCACCGGCAAGGTGTACTACGACCTGACGCGGGAGCGCAAGGCCCGGCAGATGGAGGCCGACGTGGCCATCACCAGGGTGGAGCAG CTGTCCCCGTTCCCCTTCGACCTCCTGCAGAAGGAGGCGCAGAAGTACCCCAACGCCGAGCTGgtgtggtgccaggaggagcacaAGAACCAGGGCTACTACGACTACGTCAAGCCCCGGCTGCGCACCACCATCAACCGCGCCAAGCCCGTGTG GTACGCGGGGAGGGAGCCGGCCGCTGCCCCCGCCACGGGCAACAAGAAGACGCACCTGACGGAGCTGCAGCGCCTGCTGGACACAGCCTTCAACCTGGACGCCTTCAAGGACCTGGCCTGA